The Mesotoga infera genome contains the following window.
TGGCTAAGAATCTTCTGCCCTCCGCTTCTGTCAGCATTTGAAATGAAGGATTTAACGTCATCAACAGTTTCATCTTTATGTTGGTCGAGCGCTCTGTTAAGCGATTCGGCGCCTTCTTCAGTTGAAGCGTTGCGCGTTAGACCTTGTAAGAGAGCCGGCAGTCCCAATTGAGTTACCTTCTGTACCTTATCTGGAGAGGTTCCAACAGTCTTCGCCAGCACCG
Protein-coding sequences here:
- a CDS encoding DUF937 domain-containing protein, with translation MLQSFQRRRLMSLFDQTSEKLNSEEISSVLAKTVGTSPDKVQKVTQLGLPALLQGLTRNASTEEGAESLNRALDQHKDETVDDVKSFISNADRSGGQKILS